The following proteins come from a genomic window of Tenebrio molitor chromosome 9, icTenMoli1.1, whole genome shotgun sequence:
- the LOC138138099 gene encoding uncharacterized protein, with translation MERRKSDGWKIFIKELYKLLSGYEFQRDVTKYNVKNLEDWGKTDKPQGIVIHNNMQQFFTILQNYNIDTFHINKSEIYENVDKIRELNRVLKFTLKHEPQRSFSTEDTKLVVKGAFVKFGSIPPESYTEVNTVEIFATDTVFIDSDFVASRPGFSLVIMAPKWWIVGARSIKIGSEDGQKNNSTSNFLVIAESITNEKDITITYDGDSDVICCLPEQKILENSRELSQENRRRYRDSIVEFKVFLREYWRKNKYRKEDIKAFLTKLDTSEDVLNYLGLEGLIHDYQRLENQSRYYKNSHVELFPFYENLLEVAVKRAQSFTSSSEDDKIVTFHLYTTLLTKLNLAKENTVDTSLPVKIENFLHSLSEKFVELKRKNGYSIFDRYQEIDKDGVDTIITNSLQFISKYTSDEFKNDTTRDLETSDVTRSILKMVSVTLEDLGTVGLKVNEILATTNQVSKFLYLGKSPKIVAPSDEISAIRTTTESLQQKLPGADQFEDGAKTKPKECGREIENAIVALLKIIKESVDRFESELTAKFLSSLDVTKWEVPKVLKRVKYYVKQLPKEKSSNTLEGLNLMIDSYRRVESYYRQKTISDYVRLQEQTDWVLKLKNEGLSRSVRQMRNATASNLIISEYENDINFVKQYAFPYVDEVFKQLKLSHKTLRQSNDLTVLAGACSDSISSLGHTLFHSVSRIDEYIMLTKTYDYRNPLYTWSHKTHKSLFRKLFAGEEILLKADVKSNSHNGVHFNGIEIDFRAVDKKQQSVISAAFNYFKIRLTHTGNSYYRCDDKVYLITTAPSVMEYSHMKSNSSKLKRVSQNGVYIKIEEGDPVLSPYTTWRLQLLAPRFNVNPIFDKLTNFEDMVDLRLVGSGKYLTDDAFVCNRNVDGFYELEDPQPEPYSGANRYRRAASFVPYTSASSGLSSPLNNIFKWISSTLTPSIRRIYHLGAFASKSSERVPEQSLNPLIFFDQVNSVLILAPVVLCLGKSYFDRHSASGKKKKDEIEASRVETWTNFACNFKAILLKYNLKKTWLWFNLEDRSEEISSVRTWNEAEALENRLVTLLVDFLDDIRYDSTFVAVKYNHKFIADVDALINVATKISNFTNKIQTL, from the coding sequence atggaGAGGAGAAAATCAGACGGGtggaaaattttcatcaaaGAGTTGTACAAGTTATTGTCAGGTTATGAATTCCAAAGAGACGTTACGAAATATAACGTGAAAAATCTTGAAGATTGGGGTAAAACAGACAAACCTCAAGGCATCGTTATCCATAATAATATGCAACAGTTTTTTACCATTCTGCAAAACTACAACATCGATACTTTTCACATCAACAAGTctgaaatttatgaaaatgtcGACAAAATTCGAGAACTCAACCGTGTCCTGAAATTCACTTTGAAGCATGAACCACAACGCAGTTTTTCCACGGAAGACACTAAACTCGTTGTCAAAGGGGCCTTTGTCAAATTCGGTTCTATTCCTCCAGAGTCTTACACAGAAGTAAATACTGTCGAAATATTTGCAACCGACACAGTTTTCATCGATTCCGATTTCGTTGCGTCCCGTCCAGGATTTTCCTTGGTTATAATGGCTCCGAAATGGTGGATTGTTGGTGCAAGATCCATCAAAATCGGTAGTGAAGATGGACAGAAGAATAACTCCACAAGCAACTTTTTGGTAATCGCTGAAAGCATAACCAACGAAAAGGATATTACAATAACTTATGACGGTGATTCTGATGTTATTTGTTGTTTAccagagcaaaaaattttggaaaatagtAGAGAGTTGTCTCAGGAGAATAGAAGACGTTACCGCGACAGCATCGTCGAATTTAAAGTTTTCTTGAGAGAATATTGGAGAAAGAACAAGTACAGAAAAGAGGATATTAAGGCATTTTTGACAAAGTTGGATACGTCAGAGGATGTTCTAAATTATCTAGGGTTGGAGGGCCTAATCCACGACTACCAGAGATTGGAAAACCAATCCCGTTACTACAAAAACTCTCACGTCGAACTGTTTCCCTTTTATGAGAATTTATTGGAAGTTGCAGTCAAAAGAGCACAAAGTTTTACCTCTAGTTCCGAAGACGACAAAATTGTTACGTTCCATTTGTACACCACTCTTTTAACCAAACTGAACCTAGCAAAAGAAAACACGGTTGATACGTCTCTACCTGTTAAAATAGAAAACTTCTTACACTCGCTTAGTGAGAAATTTGTCGagttgaaaagaaaaaatggatACAGCATTTTTGACCGGTACCAGGAGATCGACAAAGACGGCGTAGATACAATCATTACAAACTCTTTGCAATTTATCAGCAAGTACACAAGTGATGagtttaaaaatgacactACAAGAGATCTGGAGACCAGTGACGTAACCAGGAGCATTTTAAAGATGGTGAGTGTCACCTTGGAAGATTTGGGAACCGTGGGACTGAAAGTCAACGAGATTTTGGCCACAACAAATcaagtgtcaaaatttttgtacttGGGGAAGAGCCCAAAAATTGTAGCACCTTCAGACGAAATTTCTGCCATCCGCACCACAACAGAATCGCTACAACAAAAGCTTCCAGGAGCTGATCAGTTCGAGGACGGTGCAAAAACAAAACCGAAAGAGTGTGGAAGAGAAATCGAAAACGCAATTGTTGCCTTGTTGAAGATAATTAAAGAAAGTGTTGATCGGTTTGAGAGCGAACTGACGGCCAAGTTCTTGTCCAGCCTTGACGTGACCAAGTGGGAAGTACCCAAGGTGTTGAAACGAGTCAAGTACTACGTCAAACAGTTGCCCAAAGAGAAGAGTTCGAACACTTTGGAGGGTTTAAATCTTATGATAGATAGTTACAGGAGAGTAGAAAGTTATTATCGACAGAAGACCATTTCTGATTACGTACGTCTGCAAGAACAGACCGACTgggttttaaaattgaaaaatgaaggTCTTTCCAGAAGTGTGAGACAAATGAGAAACGCAACAGCTTCTAATTTGATCATAAGTGAGTACGAGAATGACATCAACTTCGTCAAACAGTACGCATTTCCTTATGTGGATGAGGTTTTCAAACAACTCAAATTGTCTCACAAGACCCTGCGTCAAAGCAATGATTTAACAGTCTTGGCTGGTGCGTGCAGCGATTCGATCAGTAGCCTCGGGCATACTCTTTTCCATTCGGTAAGCCGCATAGATGAGTACATAATGCTTACAAAGACCTATGATTACCGCAATCCTTTGTATACTTGGAGTCACAAAACGCACAAGTCTCTATTTCGAAAGCTCTTTGCTGGTGAAGAAATACTCTTGAAGGCGGATGTTAAGTCGAATTCGCACAACGGGGTACATTTCAACGGAATCGAGATAGATTTTAGGGCGGTTGACAAAAAACAGCAAAGTGTGATCAGCGCCGCATTCAACTATTTCAAGATCAGATTGACTCACACTGGTAACTCTTACTACCGATGTGACGACAAAGTATACTTGATTACGACAGCGCCGAGTGTTATGGAGTACTCCCACATGAAGAGCAACTCGTCCAAACTCAAACGGGTGTCTCAAAATGGAGTCTACATCAAGATCGAAGAAGGCGACCCAGTTTTGAGCCCCTACACCACTTGGCGGCTCCAGCTGCTCGCGCCTCGATTCAATGTGAATCCCatttttgacaagttgacaAATTTTGAAGATATGGTTGACTTGCGTCTTGTGGGGAGCGGAAAGTATTTAACAGATGACGCGTTCGTGTGCAATCGAAATGTTGATGGCTTCTACGAACTGGAAGACCCTCAGCCTGAACCCTACTCTGGTGCTAACAGGTACAGAAGAGCTGCTAGTTTTGTGCCATATACCAGCGCAAGTTCTGGGCTTTCTTCACCTTTGAACAACATCTTCAAGTGGATTTCCTCCACTTTGACCCCATCGATCAGACGCATCTATCATTTGGGAGCATTTGCGTCCAAATCCTCTGAAAGAGTACCAGAGCAGTCCCTAAATCCTCTAATATTTTTCGACCAAGTCAATTCTGTTCTGATTCTAGCACCAGTTGTGCTCTGCTTGGGTAAAAGCTATTTCGATCGACATTCTGCTTCCggtaaaaagaagaaagatgAGATCGAAGCGTCAAGAGTGGAGACTTGGACGAATTTCGCGTGTAACTTCAAAGCAATCCTTTTGAAGTACAATCTGAAAAAGACATGGTTGTGGTTTAATCTGGAAGACAGGAGTGAAGAAATTTCTTCGGTGCGCACTTGGAATGAAGCTGAAGCTTTGGAAAATCGGTTGGTGACTCTTCTTGTTGATTTTCTCGATGACATTCGGTACGACTCCACATTCGTCGCAGTAAAATACAATCACAAGTTTATTGCAGACGTTGATGCACTAATCAATGTGGCAacaaaaatttctaattttacaaacaaaattcaaacattGTAA